Genomic window (Elusimicrobiota bacterium):
TATCTGGATGGGGTGAACGATTACATCACCATCGCCAACAACAACGTCATCAATCCTCCCTCCGGCCAGCCGAACTCGATCACTGCGAGCCTTTGGGTCAAGATCGACGACCCCGCCGCGGGCGGCGCAATCATCTCGAACTGGGGCGGCGCCGGGTGGCAGCTCGCCATGAGCAACGGCAAACCGGACATCTACATCGCCGGCCCCGGCGGGGACGCGTACATCAGCAGTCCTGAGGGCCTGAGCACGAACGTGTGGCACCACATCGCCGCCACGTACGACGGCTCCTATGTCACCCTGTACGTCGACGGAGCCGTAAAGGGGCGAAAAGCGGGGCCGCTCGGATTTAACTACGGCGGAGGCGTGACCGTCGGCCGCAACAACTGGGCCTGGAACGGCTATTTCAAGGGAGCGATGGACGAGATGCGCGTCATCGCCGGTAGCGCGATGAGCGCCCCCCAGATCGCGCAGGAATATCGCCGCGGCTACGGCGCGACTTACAGCGTGAATTCCGGCGCGGCTTGGACTCGGATCGCGCAGGCGCTGCTCGACTTCGGGGGCGCTGCGGACGGGAGCCGGCAAGCGCAGATTCTCACAGTCTCAAGCGTGCCCTTCGGCGTCTCCTTCAGCAGCAATCTGATCGCCCTTTCCGTCTGGGACCTCGCCGGCAACATTTCTACCGAGACCTACGCGGTGCCAATCGGAGAGGACTCGACACCGCCTATCCCGCCGGTCCTTCTGTCTGCGCAGGGAAGGCCGGGAGGGCGCGTCGAACTGTATTGGGGAGAGGCATCCGGCGAGCCGAACGTCTCCTATCTCGTCTATCGCGCGACGGAGTCGATCATCTCAGCCGAGGGCCGGACGCCAATCCAGACCGGCGTGAGCACTCCGACATTCGTCGATGCTCCTGTGGACGACGGCCTTTATTATTACGCCGTGGCGGGCGTCGACTTACAGGGGAACGCGAGCCCGCTTTCCAATACGATGTCGGCTGTCGTGGACCGCTCCTCGCCGGTCGTCACGGGGATGTTCCCGGCGGGAGGCGAGCGGTTTGCGGCGGGAAGGGATTCTCTGACGGTCTCTTTCGTAGTCGATGACGCGATCGACTCCGCACCGACGATTCAATCGAGGATCGTGCAGCTTGCTGACACCGGGAACCCACGGGGTTCTCGGCCGGATTCGGTCGTGGTCAGTTCCATGCAGCCCGTCGATCTCGGATTACTCGATGATGGATTCTGGGCTCTTCACGTCGAGGCGCGGGATGCGATGGGAAATTCGACGACTGCATGGGGAGGGGTATTTGAAGTCCAGTATGACGGGACGCCTCCTTCCGCGGCGTTGACGAATCCGACGACGGGATATGTCCGCTCGGCGACTCCTCTGATCGCCGGGACGATGGGGGATACAGGCTCAGGGCTTTCGACAGCAACCCTACGTTTGATACTTGACGGTTCGATCCTCTCGGCGGTGGCGCAGTTCAACGGGGCGGCGGGGGTGGATTTGGGCACATGGACGCAGGCGACCTCGCTGCAGCAAGCCGTCGGGGCGTCCGGACATGTAATCGCCGGCGGACACCTTTATGTCCTCGGCGGCAACCCTGGAGGGGCCCTAACGAATGTGGTGCAGCATGCCCTCATCATGCCCGGAGGGGGGCTAGGGCCGTGGCAGACTACGACTCCATTGCCTGAAGGTCGTGGCGGCGCAAGGGCTGTCTACGTAGATGGGCGCATCTTTTCAATAGGGGGCGCTCTCAATCCTGGTTCCAGCGCGGTGCGCTCTGCGGTATATGCTGCGCAAGTGCAGGCGGACGGTAGTTTGGGGACGTGGATATCACTTCCCCCGCTCCCGCTGATCAACGGGCTGAGTTATTTCGGAGCCTACTACGTCAATGGCTACATTTACGTCATCGGCGGATATGGGAGCAGTAGCGCCTATAACAGCGTCTATTATGCGCGGCCTTGTGCGCAGGGGCTTTGCCATCCAGTCAGCGGCAGCAGCAGCTCTCCCTGGGCGCAAACGACATCCTTGCCGGCAGCGAGGACGTCATTCGCGTTCGCGAGTCAGGGGTCGTATATCTATGTCCTCGGCGGCCTTGACAACAATTATGCCTCGATGTCGACGGTCTGGTATGCCTTCGTGAACGGCGACGGCACGGTGGGGGCGTGGCAGACGGGTGGGGCTTTGCCGTACGCGGCGGGGACGGCATTCGCGGTGGAATCTCAGGGTGCGCTCTATTTCATGGGCGGGAACAATGGCGCGACGTATTTCGACAGCGTCATTGCGGCAAAGATTGGTGCGGACCATTCGCCCGGGACATGGCAGTCCGTGCGAGCGCTCCCCAAAAAATGGGGTGGGCCGGTGGGAGGAGTGTCTGAGGGGCGGCTCTACCTGACGGCGGGGACGGCCCAGGGAGTCCCGAATGCGGAGTCCTACAGTGCGCCGATGCCCGAAGGGGAAACTACAAGCGCAGTGCTCACGTTTGCCCCGACGCTCCCCTTAGCTCAGGGTTCTCATGTCGTGCGCATCGAGGGGAGCGATATCGCGGGCAATGCCGCTTCCGCAGAGCGGACATTCATCGTCGATGCCGTCGCTCCTGCAGCGATCACAGACCTCGCGATGCGGGTATTGTCCACGGGAGCCGTTGAATTGAGCTGGAGTTCTCCGGGGGATGACGGGGTCGAGGGAGAGATCGCAGACGCGGAGTTCCGAATCCAGTATAGCAGTGTGACGAGCACGGCATTCTCGACCGCCTCGGCTCAGATTGCCATCCATCGTGAGGGCCTCGCTCCGAGAACGACCTTCACTGTCCTCATCGGCGGACTTCAGTCGGGCGTGCGCTGTTATGCGTCTGTATTCACTCGTGACACCGCCGGGAATTGGGCTGGACAGTCGAATATCGCCAACGATGTCCTGTTGGCGCTGGATACGAGTGCCCCCAGTATTGGATTCTTGAACTTGAGCGATGGCGCTCTCTTAGGCGCAACGATCACTCACGCAGCGGTAGGCTACGGCGATGCACAGAGTGGGGTCGATGTGGCGACAGCGTTCGCTCTCCTTGATGGTGCGACGATCCAGATTCAGGCGCGGCCCGATGGCATGGATGTGCCTGTTCAAGGATTCGCTGATGGCTGGCATCTTTTGAGTGTTTGGGTGCGCGATCTTGCCGGGAACCAGGCGACGACGTCCGTCCGCTTCCGCCGCGATGTGACGCCTCCTTCCGCGGCGTTGACGAATCCGACGACGGGATATGTCCGCTTGGCGTCCCCGCTGCTTTCCGGCATGATGGCGGACTCTGGGTCGGGATTGTCGACGACGACGCTGCATCTGCTGCTCGACGGGACCACGATAGTGGCGCAGACGCAATGGAACACATCCTCCGGGAGCGGGGACTTCGGCTCGTGGCTGCAGGCGACCTCGATGCAGCAGGCCGTTGGGGCGTCCGGACATGTGATCGCCGGCGGACACCTTTATGTCCTCGGCGGCAACCCTGGAGGGGCTCTGACGAATGTGGTGCAGCATGCCCTCATCATGCCCGGAGGGGGGCTAGGGCCGTGGCAGACCACGACTCCATTGCCTGAAGGTCGTGGCGGCGCAAGGGCTGTCTACGTGGATGGGCGCATCTTTTCAATAGGGGGCGCTCTCAATCCTGGTTCCAGCGCGGTGCGCTCTGCGGTATATGCTGCGCCGGTTCAGGCAGACGGCAGTCTGGGGACGTGGACCTCGCTGCCTCCGCTCCCGCTTCTCAACGGGCTGAGCTACTCCGGGGCCCTCTACGTCAATGGCTACATTTACGTCATCGGCGGATATGGGAGCAGCAGCGCCTATAACAGCGTCTATTATGCGCGGCCTTGTGCGCAGGGCCTCTGCCATCCCGTCAGTGGAAGCAGCAGCTCTCCCTGGGCGCAAACGACATCCTTGCCGGCAGCGAGGACGTCATTCGCGTTCGCGAGTCAGGGGTCGTATATCTATGTCCTCGGCGGCCTTGACAACAATTATGCCTCGATGTCGACGGCCTGGTATGCCTTCGTGAACGGCGACGGCACGGTGGGGGCGTGGCAGACGGGTGGGGCTTTGCCGTACGCGGCAGGGACGGCATTCGCGGTGGAATCTCAGGGTGCGCTCTATTTCATGGGCGGGAACAATGGCGCGACGTATTTCGACAGCGTCATTGCGGCAAAGATCGGTGCGGACCATTCGCCCGGGACATGGCAGTCCGTGCGAGCGCTCCCCAAAAAGTGGGGTGGGCCGGTGGGAGGAGTGTCTGAGGGGCGGCTCTACCTGACGGCGGGGACGGCCCAGGGAGTCCCGAATGCGGAGTCCTACCACGCTCTCCTGCCGAGGGCTGAGGTAATGGATGCCATCTTGAGCGCGCAACTTTCAGAGAATCTCGGACAAGGGCCGCACGTGTTGCGTCTTGAGGGTGCCGACATCGCAGGCAACCCCGCCTTCGACGAGCGGACATTTATCGTCGACGTCATCGCGCCGTCGGCAGTGACGGATTTTACCATGAGTGCAATCTCGAGCTCCGCGTTGACGCTTTCTTGGACTGCCCCGGGCGACGACGGGTGGACGGGGGCGATCGACGGGGCCGAGTTCCGTTTGGGCTACAGCACCATCGTCCCAGCCTTCTCGACTGCGACAGCGCAGGTCGTTCTGGATCGGGCGGCTTTGGCACCGGGAACGACTCTGAGTTGGACGCTTGAGAATCCGCTCCTTGGCACCACCTATTACGCGGCGGTCTTCACGCGAGACACGGCGGGCAATTGGTCCTCGGTCTCCAATGTCGCGACGGCACTGCCGATGGCGGTCGCGTCGAGCACGGACGGCGTCGTGCAGTTCGTTTCTCCGGAACCTGATGCGACGGTTGCGATCGTGCCAGTGCAGGCCGAGCCGGGGGCTTATAGCGTCGCGTTAGCTACGCAGGCGCTCAATCCTATCGGGAACGTGTTCTATGAGCTGACTTCAGGGCTCGTCTTCCACGATGTCCCGGCACGCCTGAGCTTCTACTTTGATCCCATGCTGGCCGATCCTTCCGCGCTCTCCATCTATACCTTCGACGGGATGGGATGGTCCTCTTCTTCCATCGTCAACCAGCAGGTGACCTTCCTTGCCGATGGCCGGGGCCTGCTCACAGGCGAGATATATCACACCTCTCTCTATGCCTCGATGGTGTCCGATTTGGCCTCGCCGGAGACGTCGTTCTCTGTCGATGGGGCTAGTTCGGTCGCGGCCGGCGTCGTCGAGTTCGTGTCCGATTCAAAGGCTGTCCTTCAGGCGCAAGATCGAGCGAGCCTGGGAGGGACTCCTTCCGGTGTGGCAGCGACCTATTTCCAGATTGACGAAGGCGCGGAGACGCCATATAACGGGCCCTTCTGGGTATCTGTCGGCACCCATACTCTCGCGTTCCGCAGCGTTGACGGAAGGGGGAATGCAGAGACGATGAAGATCGTCTCGGTGAGGGTCCTTCTTGCCGACACGACCCCGCCGACGCTCGCGCTCGTTCCCGCCGACCGGAGCACCGTCACGACGGCCTTTCCGCTTGTCGCCGCATCTTACTCGGACGAGGGGAGGGGCATCGACGCCGGGACGGCGCGGCTCTCCCTTGACGGAGTGGATGTGAGTTCCTCCGCCGTCGTCGGAGCTTCCTCCGCGACCTTCACCGCCGCGGTGATGCTGGCTCAGGGGCGGCATGTCGCGGCGGCGGAGGTCGCCGATTTGGCGGGGAACCGCTCTTCGGCGACGGCGGCCTTCTTCATCGATTCCCTGCCCCCGGAGACGACTCTTCTCGTGGGCGGCGCTCCGTTCCCGGGAGGCAGCGTCGTCCTGACCTCCTCCGACTCGGTCGGGTTCGCCGCGACGGACGCGGGAGTTGGAGTCGCCCGGACGCTCTACGCGCTCGATGGCGCGGCTCCTGTCGTTTTCTCTTCCGCCTTCAGCGTGGCGCTCGGGACGCACACGCTGGCGTTCCACAGCGTAGACTTCGAGGGCAACGCCGAGGAGACGAGGCTCGTCTCGTTGGATGTCCTCGCCGTGGATACGATGACGCCGGTCTTAGCCATGCAGCCGGCTGATGGGAGCACGGTCACGACCGTCGTCCCTTCCCTCGTCGTCTTCTATTCGGATGTCGGCAGGGGCATGAAACTCACCTCCGTGCGGGTCGCTCTCGATGGGGTGGACATGACCGCGCAGGCGGTGATAACTGCTTCCTCGGCGAGCTTCACCCCGGCCTCGGCGCTGGCGCAGGGGATGCATACTCTCTCGGCCCAAGCCTCCGACCTCGCAGGCAACCAGGCTTCGGCTTCCGCCTCCTTCTTCATCGACTCCCTGCCGCCGCTGACGACTTTGCGGGTGAACGGGCAGTCGGTCCCGGTTGGAGCACTCATCATCGCTTCGACCGATGCACTCAGCTTCACGGCGATCGACGAGGGCGTCGGCATCGCACGGACCCTCTACGCGCTGGACGGCGAGGCCCCGGTCGAGTTCACGACGTCCTTCAGCGTTCCGTCCGGGGCGCATACCCTAGCGTTCCATAGCGTGGACAAGGCGGGCAGCGCCGAGGCGACGCAGACCGTCGCACTGACCGTCAATCCGGCCACGCCGCCTACGGACGTTCCGCCTGTCCGCCTACAGGTGCTGGGCAACAGCAGAATGCTGCATCACCCTTGGGACGCGGACGGCCGCGGCAGCAGGGTCTATATCGCCGACACGAACGCGGACCGGATACTCGTGCTGGGCCAGGGGGGCGGCTTCCTGGCCGCCTACGGCAACGTGCGACGCGAGGAACCCTATTTCGAGAAGCCCCGGGCGGTCGCGGTTGACGGCGTGGGCAACATCTTCGTGGCCGACACCCAGCATCACCGTGTGGTGAAGCTCGGGCCTGACGGGAGCTTCCTCTTCGATATCGGCGAGGCACGGATGAAGAAGGGGCAGAAGAGCTTCCATCCCGGCTCGGGACGGGCGCAGTTCCGGCATCCTTCCGGCATCGCCTTGGCGCCGGGCGGTAAGATCGTGGTCTCCGACACGGGCAACCGGCGCATCCAAGTCTTCAACGCGGACGGGAGCTTCTCGCGCGTCATCGCCTTGCCTGCGACGGGCGAACGCTTCGAGTGCGACGATGAAGACGGCGACAGGGATGACGATCAAGACGAGAGCGCGCCCTTCGGCGTTGACGTGGACGCCGTTGGGAGCATCTACGTCGCCGACGCCAAGGGCCACCGCGCCCTGGTGTTCGACGCGAACGGGACGTTGCGGCTGAGCGTGGGGCAGAAAGGGAATGCGGCGGGCTCATTCCGACGTCCGGAGGGCATCTCCTCGACGCCGGATGGAGGGTTCTTCGTCTCAGACCGGGTCCTCGACCGCATCAGCAAGTTCGACGCACAGGGGCGCCTGAGCTATATCTTCGGCCGCCACGGCGTCATCCAGGACCGCCGCCCGCTGCCTTCCGAGATCGTCTTCAACAAGCCCGTCGGCCTGGACATGGACGCGGAAGGACGTCTCTATGTGGCCGACCGCAACAACGAGCGCGTGCAGGTCTTCGGACCGGCCTCCATGGCGCCGCTCGTGGCCTCCGCCGTCGGCGGGTTCCGAGCGGCGTCAACCGAGTCCGCCGCACCTTCGACTCCCGAAGCGGAGCTCCCAGTCGCTTTGGCCGCGCTCGACGCCCAGTTGGCGCAGAGCGCGCGCTCGACCGTCGAGAAGGACAAGGGCGGCAAGGTCCTGCGCCCGGACAAGGCCGCCGTCGAAGTGCCCGCCGCCGCCATCAGCGACGACCTTGAGATCACGGTGGCCGCTCCAGCCGAGCAGGTCGAGCAGTCCGAGCGCAAGGACGCACGCGAGCAGAAGAACCTCTCCCCCGCTTCCGTGCCTGTGGAATACGGCCCCGAGGGGACCCTTTTCGCCGCCCCCGTCACCATCACCCTGCCCTACGACCGGGACCTGTTGCTGGCGCGCGGGGTGAGCGAGGACTCCGTCAAGGTCCACTACTGGAACCCCGACCGCAAGGACTGGGAGGAACTGGTCACCACCGTGGACAAGGATGCGCTCACGGTGAGTGCGAAGACGATGCACTTCTCGCTCTATCAGGCGCTCGCGCCCGAGGGAGAGGGACTGCGGACCGCGCTCGCCGACAGCGAGGCCGAGTTCTACCTCCGCGACCTCTACGTCTTCCCCAACCCGGCTCGGGCGGGGGCGAAGCCTACCGTCCACCTGGCGGTGGGGGTGGCGGACTCGGTCAGCATCCGGTTCTACGACGTGTCGGGTCGGAAGGTGCATGAGGCGAACATCGACCGGCCGCCCGTGGTCATGGACGACGGGAGCGGGCCCAAGTACGTCTACGAATACGTCTGGGACGGCCACATCCCGAGCGGGGTCTACTTCTACGCCGTGGAGGCCAAGAGCGGCGGGCACGGTAGTATAAGGCGCACGGGGAAACTCGCGGTGGTACGCTGAGCCATGAGACACTTCAAACTCTTCCCGCTCGCAGCTCTTATCTTGACTCTCCCGGGATTGAGCGCCTTCTGCGCGCTCAATTCAGGGGCCGCGTTCCTCAAGATCGGCACCGGGGCCCGCCCTGAGGCCATGGGCGGCGCCTATACGGCCCTGGCCGACGACGTCAACGCGCTCTACTACAACCCGGGCGGGCTCTCGGGACTGGGCAAGCGCGAGGTCGGGTTCACCCATACGCAGTGGCTCATGGACACCACCTTCGATTTCTTCGGCTTCGCCCAGCCGCTCAAGAACGGGACGCTGGGCGTGAGCGCGGCGCGCCTGGGCAGCGGGAACTTCGAGGGCCGCGACGAGAACCGTCAGGTGACGAACGGATTCACGGCTTCGGACACCGCACTCACCCTCGGCTTCGGCCGGATGTTCAAGGGCTTCACCAGCCACGGCGACACGGGCTTCGGCATGAACGTGAAGTACCTCGAGAGCGCCATCGGCTCGGACAAGGCCTCGACCTTCGCGGCCGACTTCGGGGCGGTGCATCGTTTCGACGCCATGCCGCTCTCGCTGGGCGTCTCGGTCTTGAACGTGGGACAGGGGATGAAGTTCCTCGAGCAGCGCGATCCGCTGCCGCTGTCCATCGCGGTGGGCGGGGCGTACCGGCTCGCGGGGGCGCTCAACATCGCGCTGGATGTGCGCCAGGAGCCCAACGACGGGGGCGTGGACGTCGGGGTGGGGACGGAGTACTCGCTCGTGCAGGGCTTCGCCCTGCGGGCCGGCTACGCGAGCCAGGCGGCGCATGCCGCCACGGGAGGGGGCTCTCCGCTCGGCGGGATCGGCGGCGGCTTCGGCCTTAAGATCCGCAACTACCGCGCCGACTACACCTTCACGCCCTTCGGAGAGCTCGGCAACGTGCAGCGTTTGTCCGTCGGCGCCCGCTTCTGACCTGAAAAATTCGGCACCAGTCCTCCTGCGACAAGGGGCTTGGATTTTCCGTTCCAACCTGGAATTCCCAACTGGGGATTCCAGGTTAATAGCGTAGCTTGTCCATCGCGGACCGCAGGAAGTCGGGCGCGAGGTGGGCGTATATCTCGGTGGTCTTGATGGTGGAGTGGCCGAGCAGCTTCTGGACGGTGTAGATGTCGGTGCCGTTCATGACGAGGTGGCTGGCGAAGGTGTGACGCAACGTGTGGACGGAGGCGTTCTCGATCCCGCAGCGACGGAAGAGCAGGCGAAAGTCCCTTGAGAGTACGTTGCCGTCCAATTGCCGACCGCCGACGTTGGTGAAGAGGGGGGAGTCCTCCCGTCGCGGCAGGGCGTCGAGTACCTCGCGCAGACGGGACGTCATGGGGATGTGCCGGGTCTCGTAGTCCTTGGGGTTCCAACCGTCCTTGGACTGGATGGCGACGACCTTGTTCTTGAAGTCGATGTCGGCCCAGGTCAGGTGGATGAGTTCGTCGCGCCGGAGCCCGGTGTGCAGGAAGGTCTCCAGGATGGGGCGCAGGCGCTCATCTGCGGCCTTGATGGCGGTGCGCGCCTCTTCCGTGCTCAGGTAGCGGACTTGCCGTCGGGGCTCGCGGAACTTCTGGACGGACTTGGCGGGGTCCTGAGGGAGGGCTCCCCAGGCCACGGCCTTGTTAAGCATGGCCTTGATGGTGTTGAGCTCCCGGTTGATGGTCGAGACCTTGTTGCCTTGCTCGCGGCGATGGGCCTTGTAGGCCTCCAGGCGGGCCGCGGTGACGGCGCTGAGCCGGTCCACCTGCAGGAACTCGGTGAAGAGCTTCAGGATGCGGATATCGCGGGCGTAGGACTGCGGGGCCTTGTTGCCTTTAGAGTAGGCGAGATACTCGCGGAGGAAGTCGTCTAAGGCGCGGTCCTTGGCGGTGAAGCCGAGTTCCTTGCGCTCGAGCTTGACCTGGACGTCGGCCAACGCGAGTTCGGCAAGGCGTTTTGATTTGCCCACGCGCTTGCGAACGCGCCGGCCGTCGACCGCGTAGTCGAGGTACCAATACCGTCCTTTCTTTCCGTCACGCTCGTAGATCCGGGCCATGCGTTCTTTCTCTTGACGCTGCGGCTTCTCCGCGACTAAGATATAGACGGCCCGACGGAGTCGAATTCCGAGGCGTCTGCCTCGGCCGCCAACCTACAAGGGGTGGCTAGACTGAAGTTGGGTCGCCTTTTTCTCCCTTGATTCCGCGGGGTCGAGATGCTAAAATTTAGTTGGAGGCTTTGTGGCGAAAGCCACATTGCCTTTCTTTTTTTATCCCTTCTCCGACGCCGGCCGCAAATCCCGAATAACCGTAAGCCCTGAAACCTTCTGAGGCTTTGCCTTCGTATAGGCCAGAGCCGCGGCGACCTTGGCGAATTCTTCCAGTTCTGGACGCGCCGGGGTCGTCGCGCCAGGAGTCTTGTAATATCCCCAACTCAGAAGATACGCCATGATGTCCGCGATTTGGATGCCCGAACTCAAATCGCTGTGGACGAAGAACGGTTCGGGAATCACGAGTTCGGAGCGCTCGATCCCCCTGCGCGTGTTCTTGAAGTAGAAGTCCATCTGCCCGATCAGGATGTGGCTGCGGGATTTTTCAAGCTCATCGAATACGATGATGCCGGCGGGATGGACGGCGCGTTTGTCGTCCAGGAAGTAGAAGAATCTCTCGAAGAGATAAGAGTAGTCTTTGCGCAAGAAGTCGGCGATTGCGGAGCGCGGGGCTTGCTTCGGGATGATGCTGGCGAAGAGAGTGCAACGATGCTCTGTGCAAAGGCGCAGCAGCCGACGCGTGAATTCAAGCTTGCATTGGGCGAGGGCGGCGTATTCCCGGGGCACGGCGCCGGAGCCTCTCTCGAGCACTTCTTTGGCGAGATCGCGTCGTTCGGCCTCGGAGGCGAATGTTGCGAGCGCCGCATGGCGGAAGACTTTTCTCTTCAGGAGCTTGGAGGCCTTGAGTTCCCGCGCGCCCGCGGAGTAGCGCATTCCGAAGCAATCGAGCTCGGCATGGTGTATTTTGCGGATGAAGGGCCAGAGGGTGTTGTCTCGGATCGCGACGCCGGCCAGGACCTCGCAGGGGGATTCCTGCTGGTCTTGCCCGGACTCATCAACGAAAAGGAAGTATGCCATGAGAGCGAGTTGGCAAGAAATTATGGCACAAATATGGCACAGAGTCAACGGGACAAAAACAAGACGGAGGCCGCATCCTGCCGGCCTCCGTCGGTAATAACGCCTTTTGAAGTGGTGCCCTCACGGGGAATCGAACCCCGGTTTTGGCCTTGAAAGGGCCACGTCCTAACCGTTAGACGATGAGGGCGAAAGTCCGCTGTCCGTTGGGCCCGGTGGGATTCGAACCCACGGCCACACGCTTAAAAGGCGCGTGCTCTACCCCTGAGCTACGGGCCCAACGGCGTTCGATTATATAATAACCGGGGGGGAGATTTCGGACTCCCTCCGGCGGCCGGGTTCCCGTCGTCCGTTCCCGTCCTATTGAAACGAGATTCCAATATGCTAGGATGGGGAGGTCCCGACAAGGAGGAAGTCATGAGAAAATCGATGCTCGCCGCGCTCGTCTTCGGGCTGCTGCCGTTCGCCGCGCTCGCGCAGGCGCCGCAGGCCGCGCCGGCCCCGCAGGCCAAGGACGCTCCGAAGGCCGCGAAGAAGGCGGAGAAGAAGGCCGCCAAGACGCCCAAGGCGGAGAAGAAGGACAAGGCGTCGACCGCGAAGGCCGTGAAGGACGACGGCGCCGTGACCGACTATACCCCTCTTCCCGAGGAGTACGGCCGGAAGTTCTTCTGCCCCGTGATGGGAGAGGAGTCGACGGTGAACCCGAAGACCCTCGCGCTCAGGTACAAAGGCAAGACCTACTACTTCTGCTGCGCGGGCTGCCCCAAGAAGTTCAAGCAGAACCCCGAGAAGTACGCGAAGTAGGCGTTCCGTCGCGAAAAAGAAAGAGCCTCCCCGCCGAGCGGGGAGGCTCTCTTTATTGTGCGCGTGCGGTTCAGGATCCCCGCATCTCGATCAACAGCCGCGCGGTTTTCGCCAGCTCTGCGGCCCGCACGAGCATCCGGTCGATAATCGGGTCCAGCGAGGCGGTCGTCGGGTCCCTGTCCACGAGGGCCTTGGTCTCCTTCTCCGACTCGCACATGAGGACATCGACTATCACGTCCCAGTGCTCGGCGGCGAGAGGGCCCTTCGCATCCTTGTCGAGCTTTGCGAGGCCGCCGATGAGACGGTCGAGCTGAGCATTGGTGATTTGGGCGGCGGGCACCTGGATGGCCAGGATCGTGAAGGGGTCCAGGATCATCTCGACATGCGCCCGGCGCAGGTTGCTCCCTTTGACGACGATGTCGTTGCCGGGGCCGGTGATCGAGGTCTTCACGAAGGCGCCCTGCGGCGCGGCCATTCCGCGGGTCTCTTTCTGGATGGAGCGGAACGGGACGTAGACGAGCTGCGCGCCGGCGGTCTGCGCGAAGAGGAGCCCGAGGACGAGAACGGAAAGGAGCTTCTTCATGTGGAACCTGACCTCCAAGGGATTACCAAGCATGGCAACTCGTTCATTCTACTCAGGCGCGGCCCGGGAGATA
Coding sequences:
- a CDS encoding YHS domain-containing protein, which codes for MRKSMLAALVFGLLPFAALAQAPQAAPAPQAKDAPKAAKKAEKKAAKTPKAEKKDKASTAKAVKDDGAVTDYTPLPEEYGRKFFCPVMGEESTVNPKTLALRYKGKTYYFCCAGCPKKFKQNPEKYAK
- a CDS encoding tyrosine-type recombinase/integrase, with translation MARIYERDGKKGRYWYLDYAVDGRRVRKRVGKSKRLAELALADVQVKLERKELGFTAKDRALDDFLREYLAYSKGNKAPQSYARDIRILKLFTEFLQVDRLSAVTAARLEAYKAHRREQGNKVSTINRELNTIKAMLNKAVAWGALPQDPAKSVQKFREPRRQVRYLSTEEARTAIKAADERLRPILETFLHTGLRRDELIHLTWADIDFKNKVVAIQSKDGWNPKDYETRHIPMTSRLREVLDALPRREDSPLFTNVGGRQLDGNVLSRDFRLLFRRCGIENASVHTLRHTFASHLVMNGTDIYTVQKLLGHSTIKTTEIYAHLAPDFLRSAMDKLRY
- a CDS encoding PorV/PorQ family protein — its product is MSAFCALNSGAAFLKIGTGARPEAMGGAYTALADDVNALYYNPGGLSGLGKREVGFTHTQWLMDTTFDFFGFAQPLKNGTLGVSAARLGSGNFEGRDENRQVTNGFTASDTALTLGFGRMFKGFTSHGDTGFGMNVKYLESAIGSDKASTFAADFGAVHRFDAMPLSLGVSVLNVGQGMKFLEQRDPLPLSIAVGGAYRLAGALNIALDVRQEPNDGGVDVGVGTEYSLVQGFALRAGYASQAAHAATGGGSPLGGIGGGFGLKIRNYRADYTFTPFGELGNVQRLSVGARF
- a CDS encoding DUF3800 domain-containing protein, encoding MAYFLFVDESGQDQQESPCEVLAGVAIRDNTLWPFIRKIHHAELDCFGMRYSAGARELKASKLLKRKVFRHAALATFASEAERRDLAKEVLERGSGAVPREYAALAQCKLEFTRRLLRLCTEHRCTLFASIIPKQAPRSAIADFLRKDYSYLFERFFYFLDDKRAVHPAGIIVFDELEKSRSHILIGQMDFYFKNTRRGIERSELVIPEPFFVHSDLSSGIQIADIMAYLLSWGYYKTPGATTPARPELEEFAKVAAALAYTKAKPQKVSGLTVIRDLRPASEKG